ACTCTGAAGTTGGCTGAAACTAAATTATCCTTTAAAACTTCCCCCAATGAGGTTTTGAGCATTAAAAAATGCTCTTTCTTATAAGGGCCTTTGGCTTGTTTGTAATAAAATGGGTTAAACTAGTTCACAACCTGAGAAGGCAGCCTTACCCCCAAACTTATTTGACTACTGCTGAGTGTCTCCTTTGCATCAGACACTGTTGGGGGTACCTTGAATAGAATAGGTAGCGTGAGTATAACTGGGGTCTCGGGTTCTTACTGTGTCTGTAACTGATGAAGAGGCACGTGTATTCATTTAGTCATCGTGGTGTTTTCATTACTTCCTTGTTTTAACAAGCTAGGGTTCTGTAAGGTAACTATACAGTGGATCTTTTCGGTAATAGGAGTATAATTGGCTGGGATTATGAGAAACATTTAGGATTTTACATACCTCTGTTTAATCACCAATAAGAATAGCTATCTTACAATATAGTCAAAATGCTTCGAGAACCCCAACCATTCCATGAAATGGATAGAAGTTATTTTCATAAGACAGAAAAACTGAGGTGAAATGGGCTtcagtgaaaatgaaaggaagtaGGTTTTTAAAAGGGCTTTCTTAAAGAGTTATTGGTTTACTTGGAAAATGCTAAGAGAAGCTATTACTAGATCATTTTATAgcattcatttatttccatttgtcaTTTCTGTTGAGGAACCATGGTCGCACGCTCTCAGTTCCTCCCAGCCCTGCacggtgggcagggcagggcagggcagcgcTGTGGGCCAGGGAACTTGACAGAGTTTTCCGTGCTGACATAGACTGGAAAAGCCGAGACTTGAACCCAGCTTTTAGGATTGCAAGTTCAATTCTTTTCCAAAACCCCATTTAATGAAATCTAACTGACCTAAATCCCcagcatgggtgtgtgtgtgtatattcgcatacacacattttaattagctaatagaaaaaaatataaggcAAAATAATAACTCATCTGTAATTCTGGGTTCTGCTCTCATACAGTTAATGTTTAGCTCAATCAGAAAAAGGAATTCACAGCCCTCCAGAAACCTCAACCAAGACAAAGCAGCAGAGTAACAGAGCGGTAAATAGGACGAGCTCTGGAGTCCACTGCTGGGGCTTAAATCTTTGTTCTACCACTTGTGTGACCGAGAGGGATCACTTAGCCTCATCTGTAGGATGGGTTTGCTAACAGTGCCTCCCTCAGGGTGTGAGGGTTAAAGGAGGTACTGTGTATGTAAAGCCTAGCACATAAGTACTCAATAAGCAGTGCTAGTGTTATAAGGAAAAAAGatgattggttttatttttcttattctggcAGGAATCCATCCTGGTACAttaaaaaaagggttttttgCCGTGACCAGGAAATACAGTTCTTCAGACCACTGTGTCTCGAAAGCACATATGTAGAAGTCAGAATTCCTGGATTCCAGTCCTGGCTCTACCATTTCCAAGTGCATGACCTTGGACAATGATAGGGTCCAAACTGGAATGTAACTAAATGGCTATTCAGTTGGGTTTTTTCTACACAAATAGGTCACGCACAGGCAAGGAAACTCCTAGCAAAGGGACCTGCATGCGGCAAACTTTCAGCAAAAGGTATATCTATTATTACAATCTGTATTAAGTAAATGCAGATAATAATCCCCAACCTGCCCCCCGCTCCATTTTGGGGTGAAGATCAAAAGACAAAATACGGGTGCAGGTGTCTTGTTAAACAAGGCTTGGCAAAGGGACGAGGGCTTACTTTCACtgtccattttttgttttgttttacatctaTAGCAAACTGGCATTTCACATGAATAAACAAGTAACggtaaacttctgttgttttattttagaaaatgttgttGTTTGTAATCACACTCTACAAACTTTACAAGAAGGGCTCAGATTTTTTTCAGGCTTTGCTGGTCAACCCAGAAGGGAATGGTCTCCCAGttcaagacaaaaataatttcttcctgtccatgggtctgcaagagaaaattctgaaaaaacTTCAGATGGTGGAAAACAAAGTGAAGAACCTGGAGGGGATGATCATTTCCCAGAAACCTGCCACGAAGAGGGATTGCTCCTCCGAGCCCTACTGCAGCTGCTCCGACTGCCAGAGTCCCTTGCCCACATCAGGGTTTACTTCCACTTCTGAAATGTGATGGACTCCGATCTTTTTCCAGAAAAGCGCTGTTGCCCTTATGTGTACAGTGGCGTATCAATAAAGACAGAGAACTATATTGAAATCACCCTACAAGGACT
This DNA window, taken from Desmodus rotundus isolate HL8 chromosome 3, HLdesRot8A.1, whole genome shotgun sequence, encodes the following:
- the TMCO2 gene encoding transmembrane and coiled-coil domain-containing protein 2, which produces MSTFPPSSSIWDKIDYVSLSSIWNWLQATFLGETGVPQQTNSGLLDYFAPAVQVILGISFCTLLAAGLYALWKRSIQSFQKMLLFVITLYKLYKKGSDFFQALLVNPEGNGLPVQDKNNFFLSMGLQEKILKKLQMVENKVKNLEGMIISQKPATKRDCSSEPYCSCSDCQSPLPTSGFTSTSEM